A genomic region of Saimiri boliviensis isolate mSaiBol1 chromosome 20, mSaiBol1.pri, whole genome shotgun sequence contains the following coding sequences:
- the LOC101027659 gene encoding LOW QUALITY PROTEIN: protein-tyrosine sulfotransferase 1 (The sequence of the model RefSeq protein was modified relative to this genomic sequence to represent the inferred CDS: inserted 2 bases in 1 codon; deleted 2 bases in 1 codon), which yields MAGKLKQHLLLVCLVISSVTMFYVGQHAMECHHQTEECSQPXIGEYKNHMRTGLDLKAIETFAYHKDMPLMFFGGVPRTGTTIMRAMLDGHSDICCGEETRVISRILALKQMWSRSSKEKIRLDEAGVTDEVLDSAMQAFLLEIIVKHGEPAPYLCNKDPFALKSLTNLARLFPNAKFLLMVRDGRASVHSMISLKVTIAGFDLNSYRDCLTKWNRAIETMYNQCMEVGYKKCMLFHYKQLVLHPEQWMRTLLKFLHIPWNYSVLHHEEMIGKAGGVSLSKVPCWPDWSRTPKFSLEGLKM from the exons ATGGCTGGCAAGCTGAAGCAGCACTTACTATTGGTGTGTCTGGTGATTAGTTCTGTGACCATGTTTTACGTGGGCCAGCATGCCATGGAATGCCATCACCAGACAGAGGAATGTAGCCAACC AATTGGAGAGTACAAGAACCACATGAGAACTGGCCTAGACCTCAAAGCCATTGAAACCTTTGCCTATCACAAAGATATGCCTTTAATGTTTTTTGGAGGTGTGCCTCGGACTGGAACCACAATCATGAGGGCCATGCTGGATGGGCATTCTGACATTTGCTGTGGAGAGGAAACCAGGGTCATTTCCCGAATCCTGGCCCTGAAGCAGATGTGGTCACGGTCAAGTAAAGAGAAGATCCGGCTGGATGAGGCTGGTGTTACTGATGAAGTGCTGGATTCTGCCATGCAAGCCTTCTTACTAGAAATCATCGTTAAGCATGGGGAGCCAGCCCCTTATTTATGTAATAAAGATCCTTTTGCCCTGAAATCCTTAACT AACCTTGCTAGGTTATTCCCCAATGCCAAATTTCTCCTGATGGTCCGAGATGGCCGGGCATCAGTACATTCGATGATTTCTCTAAAAGTTACCATAGCTGGATTTGACCTGAACAGCTACAGGGACTGCTTGACCAAGTGGAATCGTGCCATAGAGACCATGTATAACCAGTGTATGGAGGTTGGTTATAAAAAGTGCATGTTGTTTCACTACAAACAGCTTGTCTTACATCCTGAACAGTGGATGAGAACACTCTTAAAGTTCCTCCATATTCCCTGGAACTACTCAGTATTACACCATGAAGAGATGATTGGGAAAGCTGGGGGAGTGTCTCTGTCAAA agtaccatgttggccagattggtctcgaactcctaagttCAGCCTTGAAGGTTTGAAGATGTGA